The window CCTTTGCGTTTCTCGGCTCGCGATATGACGACACGCTGAAGGAGGTCTACACCAGCGGTGTCGCGGAGAGCCTGTTGAGCGATCCCAGCATCATGCGCGTGCTGTTCGGATCCGGCCTGTTCGGCAACACGCGGCTGCGCGAGCTCGTCGCCCGCTATGTCGGGCCGGAGATCATGGCGCAGGTCGCGCGTGAAAACGCCAAGGGGCGCAAGTTGCTGGTGGTGACGACAGATCTCGACACCCAGCGCACCGCGATCTGGGACATGGGCAAGATCGCCACGGTCGGCACGCCTGAGGCGCTCAAGCTGTTTCGCGACGTGATGGCGGCCTCCGCCAGCATCCCCCTGGTGTTTCCGCCCATCATGATCGACGCCGAAGGCGAGGGCCGCAGGTTTCAGGAGATGCATGTCGACGGCGGCGTGACGGCCCCGGTGCTGACACTGCCGGAAGCCCTGCTTTTCCAGGGCAGTCGCCTGCCCGGCCCTGCGATGCTGGACATCTACATCCTCGTCAACAAGAAGATCGAACGCAATTTCGAGCTCGTCTCCAACAGCACCATCGACGTCGCCTCACGCAGCCTGTCGTCGATCACGCAGTCGCAGACCCGTTCGATCATCTTCTCGACCTATGATTTTGCCAGGCGCAACCACCTCGGCTTCCACCTCTCCTACATCGCGCGCGACTATCCGGCGGCTCCCTCGGAAGGCTTCGACACCGCCTATATGCGAGCGCTGTACCAGTACGGATATGAGAAGGCGGCGTCGGGCCAGGCCTGGACTTCGACGCTTCCGTAAGCGCTCGCTGAGGAACAGGGCCGTGCCGAGACGGTTGACGATGGCGCCTATTCGGCCAGATTAGCCATGACGCACCCGTTACTGCGCGTTATAGAGCAATGACGGATGTCACGACCGCGCAGGAATCATTGGGCATGGGATTGACTGCGACCAAGACAAGACCAGCAGCGCCGCGACGCGAGGTGCCGAAATCGCGCGGCGGCCGACCGACGAAAAGCGCCGCGATCGAGCGCGATCAGCGGCTGATCGAGGTCGCCACCCGCCTGTTCCTGGATCGCGGCTTTGACGCCACCTCGCTCGATGCGGTCGCGGAAGCCGCGCGCGTGAGCAAGCCCACCGTCTATGCCCGTTACGGCGACAAGCGCGGATTGTTCGCCGCCGTGCTGCGGCGCGAGATCGCACGATGGCTCGCACCGTTATCCGCGGCCGCCGAGACCCAGCTCAGCAGCGCCTCGGACATCTCGGTCGAACAGCGGCTGGTCGAGATCGGGCGCGAGATGCTGACATTCACCTGCGGTCCCGATGCCGTCGCCTTCAGCCGTATGATGACGTCGCAGGCCATCAACTTCCCTGACATCGCCAAGCTCGGCAAGGAGGAAGGCTGGCTCAAGGCCGTCGCCACCACGGCACGCTTCTTCGACCATCTGGTGGCGCAAGGCGCGCTCGACGTCGACGACACCACCATCGCGGCGGAAGTGTTTCTCGACGTCGTCGTGGGGCACAACCATCGCCTGGCGACGTTTGGAACGCCGCCGGAGATGAAGGCTGCGGAAAAGCGCATGCGCGCTGCGATCAAGCTGTTCCTGGCAGGCGCGCTGGGATCTGCGGACGGCGTCCAGAGCGCTGCCAAGGGCACGCAGCGGCGGCGCCCGTCGCGCTGACAATTCCGTGAGGTTGCGATCTTTCCAGGGGGATCCTGCGCCCACGCCATTGACGAAAACAAAACGATACGGTATGGTTTCATTAATGGGCGATGCGGATCGCTTTTTCACCAGCCCCAAAGAGGTCCGCACCGCCTCGATCGCCGCGGCGGACAGCCCGTCACGACGCTCAGCGGCCGACCGATGCCCAAGGTCGGCCGCAAATTCTTTACGATCATCCGGCATACTCGCTGGCCGAGGGGTTCGAGCATGACGACGGCCAAACGACGGATCTCGGGATTGTTCGCGATCACCCTGTCCGCACTCCTCCTCGCCGCTCCGGCGCGGGCGATCGTGAGCTCGGGTACGCCGACCACGCTTCACAGCGACACAGATGGTGACGCCGAGGCCGATCGCCAAGCGGTCAGTCGCGAGATCGAGCGCTTCCGCGGCTCGTCGATCTCGATCAACCAGGCCATGGCGATTGCGGAAGCTTGTCACGCCGGTGCCACCACGGCGGATGTGAGTTTCGACGGAGCCTCCGGCGTGC of the Bradyrhizobium sp. WSM1417 genome contains:
- a CDS encoding patatin-like phospholipase family protein, yielding MPFPSSSIDTAGRSQGWARQTGARLFGWLVLTCSLALGACTSLPRTPYTATEASTSRVLDIDGLRRYADEPITKFSFEKDTSTASKSYLALSGGGADGAYGVGVLNGWTAARTRPTFSVVSGVSTGGLIAPFAFLGSRYDDTLKEVYTSGVAESLLSDPSIMRVLFGSGLFGNTRLRELVARYVGPEIMAQVARENAKGRKLLVVTTDLDTQRTAIWDMGKIATVGTPEALKLFRDVMAASASIPLVFPPIMIDAEGEGRRFQEMHVDGGVTAPVLTLPEALLFQGSRLPGPAMLDIYILVNKKIERNFELVSNSTIDVASRSLSSITQSQTRSIIFSTYDFARRNHLGFHLSYIARDYPAAPSEGFDTAYMRALYQYGYEKAASGQAWTSTLP
- a CDS encoding TetR/AcrR family transcriptional regulator, with the translated sequence MGLTATKTRPAAPRREVPKSRGGRPTKSAAIERDQRLIEVATRLFLDRGFDATSLDAVAEAARVSKPTVYARYGDKRGLFAAVLRREIARWLAPLSAAAETQLSSASDISVEQRLVEIGREMLTFTCGPDAVAFSRMMTSQAINFPDIAKLGKEEGWLKAVATTARFFDHLVAQGALDVDDTTIAAEVFLDVVVGHNHRLATFGTPPEMKAAEKRMRAAIKLFLAGALGSADGVQSAAKGTQRRRPSR